The following are from one region of the Dreissena polymorpha isolate Duluth1 chromosome 2, UMN_Dpol_1.0, whole genome shotgun sequence genome:
- the LOC127868672 gene encoding beta-1,3-galactosyltransferase 1-like: MEGKPRASMTCKGRLTVRFIFFSFMTMVVIVLVNLIESSIRISTDRAVSFKMKSGFSHMLDLYLTNSTILKTNILFGSSDVAYSKSSFDEKQITRSNLETSMASSNLQHLHLSVTAYRKDTFADLNLTRTETSTKEIITIESKMKNVHRGRNEMPHNKNERQRECDNCFKHDFEYYIQNDHICNTSAMHEQIDLLILVTTVHKNGFVREALRTTWLSCTKNNTANVRHVFLLGKTFDNRLQESVMRENDIYHDIVQEMFIDTYQNLTYKTIMGFKWASTKCSNAHFVMKTDDDMWVNVPSLVKLLSESDLANYLQTGLTGDCMANKSPIRNNNSKWYASLISYPDVSYPHFCSGTGYMTSIKVVSEIYNVSPNVPFFHLEDIYVALCARRLGLSVKKTVGFYAGHRLNVCDHKKDDVLTVHQVTPSKLAEIWKTLCSPK; the protein is encoded by the coding sequence ATGGAAGGAAAACCAAGAGCTTCGATGACTTGTAAAGGTCGCTTGACAGTccgatttatatttttcagttttatgaCAATGgttgtcatagttttggttaatTTAATTGAATCATCCATTCGCATTTCTACTGATAGAGCCGTTTCATTTAAAATGAAGTCAGGCTTCAGCCACATGTTAGATTTGTACTTAACAAACTCAAcgatattaaaaacaaacatactttTTGGATCATCAGATGTCGCCTACAGTAAGTCTAGTTTCGACGAGAAGCAAATTACTCGTTCAAACCTGGAAACAAGTATGGCCTCCAGCAATCTACAACACCTACATCTGAGTGTTACCGCTTACAGAAAAGATACCTTTGCTGATCTGAATTTAACACGAACCGAAACAAGCACAAAGGAGATTATAACAATAGAATCTAAAATGAAAAATGTACACCGTGGAAGAAACGAGATGCCGCATAATAAAAATGAGCGCCAGAGAGAGTgcgataattgttttaaacatgattttgaatattatattcagAACGACCACATCTGCAACACATCGGCAATGCACGAACAAATTGATCTTCTGATACTTGTTACTACTGTGCACAAGAATGGCTTCGTTCGGGAGGCATTACGGACCACGTGGTTGTCATGCACGAAAAACAATACTGCAAATGTGAGGCACGTTTTCCTTCTAGGAAAAACATTTGACAATAGGTTACAGGAATCTGtaatgagagaaaatgatatatATCACGATATCGTTCAGGAGATGTTTATCGACACTTACCAAAATCTTACTTACAAAACAATAATGGGTTTTAAATGGGCCTCTACCAAATGTTCTAATGCacattttgttatgaaaacaGACGATGACATGTGGGTAAATGTACCTTCGTTAGTGAAGTTGTTGTCGGAAAGCGACTTGGCAAACTATTTACAAACAGGTCTGACCGGCGATTGTATGGCAAACAAATCACCCATCAGGAATAATAATTCCAAATGGTACGCGTCTTTAATTTCGTATCCTGACGTGTCATATCCACATTTTTGTTCAGGGACTGGATACATGACCAGCATTAAGGTTGTATCCGAAATTTACAATGTTTCTCCGAACGTGCCTTTCTTCCATCTAGAAGACATCTATGTTGCTTTGTGCGCGCGGCGACTCGGGTTATCGGTAAAGAAAACTGTAGGTTTCTACGCAGGACACAGACTCAATGTATGTGATCACAAAAAGGATGACGTCTTAACAGTACATCAAGTAACGCCTTCAAAGTTAGCTGAGATATGGAAGACGCTTTGCAGCCCCAAATGA